The Primulina tabacum isolate GXHZ01 chromosome 7, ASM2559414v2, whole genome shotgun sequence genome includes a window with the following:
- the LOC142551668 gene encoding uncharacterized protein LOC142551668 produces the protein MEGNSSSGNTMQGGSGSYGGFDLHGPMRVNPQQQHLFALHHQQSSNPRQGSSIVQPTIHENFPLTIRSTQDCDQTISLADFNKLDRGKSVSDEDEPSFTEDAADSSKGKKCSTWQRVKWTDAMVRLLITAVSYISEEASTEFGGGSRRKCANLQKKGKWKSVSKVMAERGHFVSPQQCEDKFNDLNKRYKRLNEILGKGTSCEVVENPALLDVMDHISEKAKEEVRKILSSKHLHYEEMCSYRNGNRLHLPPDPELQHSLRLALRSRDDHDENDMKRNPHHDNDDLDHEMEFDDRDECEDVQWNMAKRVKQCQSHGDFKLKNSLDCNRSFNFQAENTDTDVNQVPSEGTKTNMSQKEWINNRNLQLEEQRLHIQTQMLELEKERFKWQRFCWKKDRELEMMKMEIERMKLENEHMALELKRKEMSIDSS, from the coding sequence ATGGAGGGGAATTCTTCATCAGGAAATACGATGCAAGGTGGTTCTGGTTCCTATGGAGGTTTCGATTTGCACGGACCCATGAGAGTTAATCCTCAGCAGCAACATTTATTTGCACTTCATCATCAACAAAGCTCGAATCCGAGACAAGGATCATCAATCGTTCAACCCACAATTCATGAAAATTTCCCTCTCACAATTCGAAGCACCCAAGATTGTGACCAGACCATATCCTTGGCTGATTTTAATAAACTGGATCGGGGGAAATCTGTGAGTGATGAAGATGAGCCAAGCTTTACGGAAGATGCTGCTGATTCGAGCAAAGGAAAGAAGTGTTCCACTTGGCAACGTGTGAAATGGACCGATGCTATGGTAAGGCTGTTAATTACTGCTGTTTCTTACATTAGTGAAGAGGCATCTACTGAGTTTGGGGGCGGTTCAAGAAGAAAATGTGCTAACTTACAAAAAAAGGGGAAGTGGAAATCGGTTTCAAAAGTCATGGCAGAAAGGGGCCATTTTGTTTCACCTCAGCAGTGTGAGGATAAATTCAATGACCTCAACAAACGATACAAGAGGCTTAATGAGATTCTAGGGAAAGGAACTTCTTGCGAGGTTGTTGAGAATCCAGCACTTTTAGATGTGATGGATCATATTTCTGAGAAGGCAAAAGAGGAAGTTCGAAAAATTTTGAGTTCAAAGCATTTGCACTATGAAGAGATGTGTTCTTACCGTAACGGGAATCGATTGCATCTTCCCCCTGATCCTGAATTGCAGCATTCTTTGCGGTTAGCACTTAGGAGTAGAGATGATCATGATGAGAATGACATGAAACGAAATCCACATCATGATAATGATGATTTGGATCATGAAATGGAATTTGATGATCGGGATGAATGCGAGGATGTTCAATGGAACATGGCTAAGCGGGTTAAGCAATGTCAGAGTCATGGAGATTTTAAACTCAAGAATTCTTTAGATTGTAATAGAAGTTTCAATTTTCAGGCAGAAAATACCGACACTGATGTGAATCAAGTGCCATCTGAAGGCACAAAAACAAATATGTCGCAGAAAGAGTGGATAAATAATCGGAACCTTCAACTTGAAGAACAAAGGCTACACATACAAACGCAAATGTTGGAACTGGAAAAAGAGAGGTTCAAATGGCAGAGGTTTTGCTGGAAAAAGGACCGAGAATTAGAGATGATGAAGATGGAAATTGAGAGGATGAAACTTGAGAATGAGCATATGGCATTGGAACTAAAACGAAAAGAAATGAGCATTGACAGTAGTTAA